From a region of the Neobacillus niacini genome:
- a CDS encoding DUF2777 domain-containing protein, producing the protein MNRQQRIKLLDFQLRAYNEGAVEQISDQWIFFDEETEEAAMLDDYLQQEIEIFRANRWRKGILIESGKIRSGNEFIMLRDHDKVRIRKHIIYSLERLLEGMNDDAFFQFVTTLNSLDFSIYDCIYCYNHLSFLSDDKQRDGVNFIVFDNQEQICNVQHHFCYFEKVNDRFEFTLNTGKRLVIEKMIS; encoded by the coding sequence ATGAATCGACAACAAAGAATTAAACTATTAGATTTTCAACTGAGGGCCTATAATGAAGGAGCAGTTGAACAAATCAGTGATCAATGGATCTTTTTTGATGAAGAAACCGAAGAAGCAGCGATGCTGGATGACTATCTTCAGCAAGAGATTGAAATATTTCGTGCGAATCGTTGGAGGAAAGGGATCTTAATTGAATCTGGAAAGATCCGAAGCGGAAATGAATTTATTATGCTTCGTGACCATGACAAGGTTAGAATCCGAAAGCATATAATTTACTCATTGGAAAGACTTTTAGAGGGAATGAATGATGACGCCTTTTTTCAATTTGTCACGACATTAAATTCTTTAGATTTTTCTATATACGATTGTATCTATTGTTATAATCATTTATCTTTCTTATCCGATGATAAACAAAGAGATGGGGTAAACTTTATTGTCTTCGATAACCAGGAGCAAATTTGTAATGTTCAGCACCATTTTTGTTATTTCGAAAAGGTAAATGACCGCTTTGAATTTACCTTAAATACGGGTAAACGATTGGTTATTGAAAAGATGATATCTTAA
- a CDS encoding DUF3941 domain-containing protein — protein sequence MPHTSDNDKKAQDNNALRHEKNMMREKNRQAGKNQYSKKTDHK from the coding sequence ATGCCACATACATCAGATAATGATAAAAAAGCACAAGATAACAATGCACTTAGACATGAGAAAAATATGATGAGAGAAAAAAATCGTCAAGCTGGTAAGAACCAATACTCGAAAAAAACAGATCATAAATAA
- a CDS encoding YajQ family cyclic di-GMP-binding protein has product MAKDESFDIVSKVEFTEVTNAITATMKEIKTRYDFKGSKSEVTLDKEELVLVSDDEFKMDQLKDVLIGRLIKRGVPVKNLDYGKMEKASGGTVRQRAKLVQGIDKENAKKINTIIKNSGLKVKSQIQDDQVRVSGKNRDDLQKIISLVREADLSVDVQFINYR; this is encoded by the coding sequence ATGGCCAAAGATGAATCTTTTGATATTGTATCCAAAGTAGAATTTACTGAAGTCACAAATGCGATTACGGCAACTATGAAGGAAATTAAAACCCGTTATGATTTTAAGGGCAGCAAAAGTGAGGTTACTCTGGATAAAGAAGAGCTTGTTCTAGTTTCTGATGATGAATTTAAGATGGACCAATTAAAAGATGTCTTGATTGGCAGATTAATCAAAAGAGGTGTTCCTGTTAAGAATCTCGATTACGGAAAAATGGAAAAGGCCTCTGGCGGGACTGTTCGCCAACGAGCAAAGCTGGTTCAAGGCATCGATAAAGAAAATGCTAAGAAAATTAACACAATTATTAAAAATAGCGGTCTAAAGGTAAAAAGCCAAATTCAAGACGATCAGGTCAGGGTTAGCGGTAAAAACCGTGATGATTTACAAAAGATTATTTCACTGGTTCGCGAAGCTGATCTTAGTGTCGATGTTCAATTTATTAACTATCGTTAA
- a CDS encoding S1 RNA-binding domain-containing protein has protein sequence MSLQELIGQTVTLTVARKAEFGYFLTDGNEDVLLHINEADREYEEDESVEVFLYVDSEGRTSASTTIPEVAIGKYAWLKVVDSNPNVGVFLDIGIKKDLLLGIDDLPVHKSVWPKEGDMVYVTLRVNNNYLLYAKLATDPVIESISTKATRKDFNKNIQGHIYRTAKVGSWIYTIEGFKGFIHESQRQIEPRLGQKVEGRIIDVKEDGTVNVSLLARKQESQDVEAERIFEYLMSRNGAMPFNDKSMPEDIQERFQLSKGAFKRALGKLMKEGRVYQEGSWTYLKKD, from the coding sequence ATGTCTCTACAAGAACTAATAGGTCAAACCGTTACTTTAACGGTAGCTCGAAAAGCAGAATTTGGGTATTTTTTAACTGATGGAAATGAAGATGTTTTGTTGCATATAAATGAGGCGGACCGAGAATATGAAGAAGATGAATCCGTCGAGGTGTTTCTTTATGTTGATTCCGAAGGCAGAACATCTGCTTCTACAACTATACCTGAGGTGGCAATTGGCAAATATGCTTGGCTTAAAGTAGTAGATTCCAACCCTAATGTTGGGGTATTTTTAGATATTGGGATTAAGAAGGATTTATTATTAGGGATTGATGATCTTCCTGTACATAAGTCCGTTTGGCCTAAGGAAGGTGATATGGTTTATGTTACCTTAAGGGTAAATAACAATTACCTTTTATATGCAAAGCTTGCAACTGACCCGGTCATAGAATCGATTTCAACCAAAGCCACTAGGAAGGATTTTAATAAGAATATCCAGGGACATATCTACCGAACAGCGAAGGTAGGCAGCTGGATCTATACGATTGAGGGCTTTAAAGGATTCATACACGAGAGCCAAAGACAAATAGAGCCTCGTTTGGGACAAAAGGTAGAAGGGCGAATTATTGACGTCAAGGAAGATGGGACAGTAAATGTTTCTTTGCTCGCTAGAAAACAGGAATCACAGGACGTTGAAGCTGAACGAATTTTTGAGTATTTAATGAGTAGAAACGGAGCAATGCCTTTTAATGACAAAAGCATGCCAGAGGATATTCAAGAACGCTTCCAGTTAAGTAAGGGTGCTTTTAAGCGGGCACTTGGAAAACTTATGAAAGAAGGCAGGGTTTATCAAGAAGGCAGCTGGACATATCTAAAGAAAGATTAA
- a CDS encoding ThiF family adenylyltransferase: MTDLGRYSRQILFSGIGEEGQFKLLQGKVAIVGVGALGTVCGNHLVRSGVGYIRLIDRDVVDLSNLQRQSLFNEEDVSENLPKAVAAQKRLNSINSTVTIDAVISDLNLDNAEELLAGVDVIIDGTDNFMTRYLINDVAVKYGIPWVHGAAVSSRGMFAVIKPGITPCYRCLFPQVPAGRGETCDTIGVLSPITDIIGSFQAMEAIKLLVGATTNTNLEQIDIWDTSFFSMDTSEGKNPHCPTCVNRQFDFLDRLSSVQETYSSLCGRETVQIYFREKRERDLHKLGEQLKQNGQVTGNQFLLRFSPDDGTSIVVFKDGRVLVHGTNDIVKAKSLYSKYIGN, encoded by the coding sequence ATGACTGATTTAGGGAGATACTCAAGGCAGATTCTTTTTTCAGGAATAGGGGAAGAGGGACAGTTTAAATTGCTGCAAGGGAAAGTAGCTATTGTTGGTGTGGGAGCATTGGGGACCGTATGTGGCAATCATTTGGTCCGATCTGGTGTGGGATACATAAGATTAATTGATAGAGATGTAGTTGACCTTTCCAATCTGCAACGACAATCACTTTTTAATGAGGAAGATGTAAGTGAAAATCTTCCAAAGGCAGTTGCTGCACAAAAGAGACTGAACTCAATCAATTCTACGGTAACAATTGATGCCGTTATTTCAGATTTAAATCTTGATAATGCGGAGGAATTATTAGCAGGGGTTGATGTTATCATTGATGGTACTGATAATTTTATGACTCGCTACTTAATCAATGATGTAGCCGTTAAGTATGGAATTCCCTGGGTTCATGGAGCGGCAGTCAGCTCTAGAGGAATGTTTGCGGTCATTAAACCTGGAATAACCCCGTGCTATCGCTGTCTATTTCCACAAGTACCAGCTGGCAGGGGTGAAACTTGTGACACGATTGGTGTTCTGTCACCAATTACAGATATTATTGGGTCCTTTCAAGCAATGGAAGCAATTAAATTACTGGTAGGGGCAACGACGAATACCAACCTTGAGCAAATAGACATTTGGGATACTTCCTTTTTTTCAATGGATACAAGTGAGGGGAAAAACCCACATTGTCCTACATGTGTAAACCGTCAGTTTGACTTTCTCGATCGCTTGTCTTCCGTTCAGGAAACCTACAGTTCTCTATGTGGAAGAGAGACCGTGCAAATATACTTTAGAGAAAAGCGAGAACGTGACTTACATAAGCTTGGTGAGCAACTAAAACAAAATGGACAAGTTACCGGAAACCAATTTTTACTTCGTTTTTCTCCAGATGATGGAACCTCCATCGTCGTATTCAAGGATGGTCGGGTACTGGTCCATGGCACAAATGACATCGTAAAAGCAAAATCCCTTTACTCAAAATATATAGGAAACTAA
- a CDS encoding alpha-amylase family glycosyl hydrolase — MKKTLITLILIFFFVITSLPAHAETEKEDRSWQDETIYSIMVDRFFNANTNNDKEVNTLDPFAYNGGDFQGVMDKLDYLKDMGFTAIRLTSIFDNTAGGYHGYWVNDFYKPDEHFGSMKTFNRLVQEAHKRDMKVVIDFVTNNVSPEHPWVIDSSKRDWFHEKQEISNLEDQNEIENGWVNGLPDLNQDNPEVKAYLLDAAKWWINKTDIDAYSLPEVNHVPLSFWSDFSKEVKSEKKNFFLLGINSPNSAVNLEKYEAAGIDSLTDYQHSEDLRSVFAATNQTFGLLKEVKVQNPELQPQFFDNENTSRFTQDIVTNKHFPGARWKTALTYIYSTPGIPVVFYGSEIALNGGEIPDNRQPMNFRTEKELIDYITKLGELRNQLPSLTRGSMEMLYEKNGMAVYKRVYQDETAIIAINNTSESQNITLNNEQIEGDKELRGLLNGDLVRSSENQYDLIIDRDESEIYVLTEKSGINLPLVGSLVAVYILFMIFILKIRKRRR; from the coding sequence ATGAAAAAAACCTTAATTACACTTATTTTAATCTTTTTTTTCGTTATAACATCATTGCCGGCACATGCAGAAACGGAGAAAGAAGACCGAAGCTGGCAGGATGAAACCATTTATTCTATCATGGTTGATCGTTTCTTTAATGCGAATACAAACAATGATAAGGAAGTTAATACACTAGATCCGTTTGCTTATAATGGCGGTGATTTTCAGGGAGTAATGGATAAGTTGGATTATCTAAAAGATATGGGTTTCACTGCCATCCGACTAACATCGATATTTGATAATACTGCCGGTGGATACCATGGCTATTGGGTGAACGACTTTTATAAACCTGATGAACATTTTGGCTCCATGAAAACGTTTAATAGACTAGTACAAGAAGCACATAAACGAGATATGAAGGTGGTTATTGATTTTGTAACCAATAATGTCTCACCAGAACACCCATGGGTGATCGATTCATCCAAGCGAGATTGGTTCCACGAGAAGCAGGAAATTAGCAACTTGGAAGATCAGAATGAAATCGAAAATGGCTGGGTGAACGGTTTGCCTGATCTTAATCAGGACAACCCTGAGGTAAAGGCTTACTTGTTAGATGCAGCTAAGTGGTGGATTAACAAAACCGATATCGACGCTTATAGCCTTCCAGAAGTAAATCATGTACCATTGTCCTTTTGGAGTGATTTTTCAAAAGAAGTCAAAAGTGAAAAGAAAAACTTTTTTCTGTTAGGGATTAACTCTCCAAACAGTGCAGTAAACCTTGAAAAATATGAAGCTGCAGGAATTGACAGCCTTACTGATTATCAACACAGTGAAGATTTAAGAAGTGTTTTCGCTGCTACTAATCAAACCTTTGGTCTTTTAAAGGAAGTTAAGGTTCAAAACCCAGAATTGCAGCCGCAATTTTTTGACAACGAAAATACCTCTAGGTTTACACAAGATATTGTTACAAATAAACATTTTCCAGGGGCACGCTGGAAAACGGCATTAACGTATATTTACTCAACTCCGGGTATTCCAGTTGTTTTTTATGGAAGTGAAATTGCATTAAATGGGGGAGAAATACCAGATAATCGCCAGCCAATGAATTTTCGGACAGAAAAGGAACTCATTGACTATATAACCAAACTTGGTGAGTTGAGGAATCAACTTCCTTCGTTAACCCGTGGAAGTATGGAAATGCTTTATGAAAAAAATGGTATGGCGGTTTACAAACGTGTCTACCAAGATGAAACAGCCATTATCGCCATAAATAATACGAGTGAATCTCAAAACATTACCTTAAACAATGAGCAAATTGAAGGTGATAAAGAATTACGAGGATTACTAAACGGAGATTTGGTAAGGAGCAGTGAAAATCAATATGACCTTATCATTGACCGTGATGAGTCAGAAATATATGTGTTAACGGAAAAAAGCGGTATCAATCTGCCTTTAGTCGGCTCCCTAGTCGCTGTGTACATCTTGTTCATGATTTTCATCTTAAAAATAAGGAAGAGAAGAAGGTAA
- a CDS encoding SDR family oxidoreductase gives MSNKQQQKKTFPPQHQNHQPGIESEMNPRPISVDQNYKSAGKLTGKSAIITGGDSGIGKSVAIYFAKEGADVAIVYLDEHQDAEETKGLVEAEGRRCLLFSGDAGNEEFCKETVRKMMDQFGKIDILVNNAAEQHPQKSLLDITSAQLEKTFRTNIFSYFYMSKAVLPHLKQGGTIINTASVTAYAGNEQLLDYSATKGAIVTFTRSLAKSLAPQGIRVNGVAPGPIWTPLIPSTFNEDQVASFGSNTPLGRAGQPFELGPSYVYLASIDSTYVSGQILHVNGGEIVNG, from the coding sequence ATGTCTAATAAACAACAACAAAAAAAGACTTTTCCACCACAGCATCAAAATCATCAGCCAGGTATTGAGAGTGAAATGAATCCACGTCCGATTTCAGTTGATCAAAACTATAAAAGTGCTGGTAAATTAACAGGAAAATCAGCAATCATTACCGGCGGGGATAGCGGCATTGGTAAATCTGTTGCCATTTATTTTGCCAAAGAGGGTGCTGATGTCGCGATTGTCTATTTGGATGAGCATCAGGATGCAGAAGAAACAAAAGGACTCGTTGAAGCAGAAGGCCGCAGATGTCTGCTTTTTTCCGGTGACGCAGGCAATGAGGAATTTTGCAAGGAAACCGTTAGGAAAATGATGGATCAATTTGGAAAAATTGATATTTTGGTCAACAATGCCGCAGAGCAGCACCCGCAGAAAAGTCTGTTAGATATTACCTCCGCGCAGCTTGAAAAAACGTTTCGGACCAATATTTTCTCCTATTTTTATATGTCTAAAGCAGTTCTGCCACACCTAAAACAAGGTGGTACTATTATCAATACAGCATCTGTCACTGCGTATGCCGGCAATGAGCAATTATTAGATTACTCTGCAACAAAAGGTGCCATCGTGACCTTTACACGTTCTCTGGCAAAATCGCTTGCCCCACAAGGGATAAGGGTAAATGGCGTCGCACCAGGTCCCATTTGGACGCCGCTGATTCCCTCAACGTTTAATGAAGATCAAGTCGCAAGCTTTGGTTCAAATACACCACTGGGCAGAGCGGGTCAGCCATTTGAACTTGGCCCAAGCTACGTATACCTCGCTTCTATTGATTCAACTTATGTAAGCGGACAAATCCTCCATGTCAACGGTGGAGAAATCGTAAATGGATAG
- the asnB gene encoding asparagine synthase (glutamine-hydrolyzing) produces MCGVSGWVDFTRDLRNQKDTIEKMTKTLAKRGPDETNLWVQTHAGFGHKRLIVVDPEGGRQPMIKQKEGKEYTICYNGELYNTEDIRKILLTKGYSFKGHSDTEVLLTAYIEWAEECVNYLNGIYAFAIWDQEREQLFIGRDRLGVKPLFYTELNNGIVFASEIKAILANPGMKTELEYEGLAEIFGLGPSRTPGSGIFKGIKELRPAHAMTFSKNGLKTWRYWNVKSDLHNDNIEETAEKVRYLVTDAVTRQLVSDVPLSTFLSGGLDSSIITAIAAQGFKDQGKGRLHTYSIDYEGNDQFFKANEFQPNADEKWINIVTNEFNTKHHFKTISQQQLVKDLTEAVHVRDCPGMADIDSSLLWFCKEIKQDFVVSLSGECADEIFGGYPWFHRKEDLERPSFPWMRSVNERNNLLRADWQQKLNLKDYVIEKYNQAIQETPRLDGESPEEAKRRELFYINMTHFMTTLLDRKDRMSMGASLEVRVPFADHRLVEYVWNIPWDIKMVHGREKGILRKAFEGILPEEVLYRKKSPYPKTHNPEYTLAVQQQLREILADKSTVLYELFNRDLLNQLVESGGNSFKEPWFGQLMSGPQLLAYFIQLDIWFRDYNINIVNG; encoded by the coding sequence ATGTGCGGAGTTTCAGGATGGGTTGATTTTACTAGGGACCTAAGAAATCAAAAAGATACGATTGAAAAAATGACAAAAACTCTTGCCAAAAGAGGACCAGATGAAACGAACCTCTGGGTTCAAACACATGCAGGATTTGGTCATAAGCGCCTTATCGTGGTTGATCCTGAAGGCGGAAGACAGCCAATGATAAAACAAAAGGAAGGTAAAGAGTACACTATTTGTTATAACGGTGAACTATATAATACCGAAGATATCCGCAAAATTCTCCTTACTAAAGGATATTCTTTCAAAGGTCATTCTGATACAGAAGTTCTGTTAACTGCCTATATAGAATGGGCGGAAGAGTGCGTAAATTATTTAAACGGTATCTATGCCTTTGCAATCTGGGATCAAGAGAGAGAACAATTGTTTATTGGTCGTGACCGATTGGGAGTTAAACCATTGTTTTATACGGAATTAAACAATGGGATAGTATTTGCTTCGGAAATCAAGGCTATCCTTGCGAACCCTGGAATGAAAACAGAACTGGAATACGAAGGGCTTGCCGAAATTTTCGGTTTAGGACCTTCGAGGACCCCTGGGTCGGGGATTTTTAAAGGCATTAAGGAGCTGCGGCCGGCACACGCGATGACTTTTTCAAAAAACGGCCTAAAGACTTGGCGCTACTGGAATGTTAAGAGCGATTTGCATAATGATAATATCGAAGAAACGGCTGAAAAAGTGCGCTATTTGGTAACAGACGCTGTGACAAGACAGCTTGTATCAGATGTACCGCTATCCACCTTCCTATCAGGCGGGCTTGATTCAAGTATTATTACGGCTATTGCTGCACAAGGATTTAAAGACCAAGGAAAAGGCCGGCTTCATACGTATTCGATTGACTATGAAGGAAACGATCAATTTTTCAAAGCAAATGAATTCCAGCCAAATGCGGATGAGAAGTGGATTAACATTGTAACTAATGAGTTTAATACAAAGCACCATTTTAAAACCATTTCTCAGCAGCAATTAGTGAAAGACTTAACAGAAGCGGTTCATGTACGCGATTGTCCCGGTATGGCTGACATTGATTCTTCTTTACTTTGGTTTTGTAAGGAAATAAAACAGGATTTTGTTGTTAGTCTTTCTGGAGAATGTGCGGATGAGATTTTTGGAGGCTATCCATGGTTTCATCGTAAGGAAGATTTAGAGAGACCTAGTTTCCCTTGGATGCGTTCCGTAAATGAAAGAAATAATTTGTTAAGAGCCGATTGGCAGCAAAAATTGAATTTAAAGGATTATGTGATAGAAAAATACAATCAAGCCATCCAGGAAACGCCTAGATTGGATGGTGAGAGCCCAGAGGAAGCAAAACGGAGAGAGCTTTTCTATATTAATATGACACATTTTATGACAACACTCCTTGACCGAAAAGATCGAATGAGCATGGGAGCAAGTCTTGAGGTCAGAGTCCCATTTGCAGACCACCGTCTTGTAGAATACGTCTGGAATATCCCATGGGATATAAAAATGGTTCATGGCAGAGAAAAGGGGATTTTAAGAAAAGCGTTTGAAGGAATTCTTCCAGAGGAAGTACTTTATCGAAAGAAAAGTCCTTATCCAAAAACCCATAATCCAGAATATACTTTAGCGGTTCAGCAGCAATTGAGGGAGATATTAGCTGATAAGTCCACGGTACTTTACGAACTATTCAATCGTGATTTGCTCAATCAACTGGTTGAATCTGGTGGTAATTCTTTCAAAGAGCCATGGTTTGGTCAGTTAATGTCAGGTCCGCAGCTATTAGCTTACTTTATTCAACTTGATATTTGGTTTAGAGATTACAATATTAATATAGTAAATGGATAG
- a CDS encoding DegV family protein — MPVKILADSACDLPKDFYSEQNVTLFPLKVQVNGQEYEDVKTIDPKTVYDAIRGGDVPKTSQVSPLLFEEVFTKMAENNEDGIYIAFSSALSGTYQTSVMILDQVKEKYPNFNLTIVDTKCASLGFGLVVKEAARLAAENVSKEEILKDVLFRSQHMEHLFTVEDLDYLAKGGRVSKASAFLGGLLNIKPILNVEEGKLVPIEKIRGKKKVYRRIIEIMKERGDNFKDQIVGISHADTIETALEVKALIEGELNPKEVYISSIGSAVGAHTGPGTISIFFLNKLPS, encoded by the coding sequence ATGCCGGTAAAAATACTAGCAGACAGCGCATGCGATTTACCAAAAGATTTTTACTCTGAACAAAACGTCACATTATTCCCACTAAAGGTACAGGTTAATGGGCAAGAATATGAGGATGTTAAGACGATAGATCCTAAAACTGTTTATGACGCCATACGCGGCGGCGATGTTCCTAAAACCTCTCAAGTTTCTCCTTTGTTATTTGAGGAAGTCTTTACTAAAATGGCTGAAAATAATGAAGATGGAATATATATTGCTTTTTCTTCAGCATTATCTGGTACATATCAGACATCTGTTATGATTCTTGACCAAGTAAAGGAAAAATATCCAAACTTTAATTTAACTATTGTGGATACGAAGTGTGCCTCACTTGGATTTGGCCTTGTGGTCAAAGAAGCAGCAAGGCTTGCTGCAGAAAACGTGTCAAAGGAAGAAATACTTAAAGATGTGTTATTCCGAAGTCAGCATATGGAGCATTTGTTTACAGTAGAGGATTTAGATTATTTAGCCAAAGGCGGTCGTGTATCAAAAGCTTCAGCTTTTTTGGGTGGATTGCTAAACATAAAGCCTATTTTGAATGTAGAGGAAGGGAAACTTGTCCCAATTGAAAAAATTCGAGGAAAAAAGAAAGTTTATCGTCGCATAATTGAAATAATGAAAGAACGCGGTGACAACTTTAAGGATCAAATCGTTGGAATAAGCCACGCGGATACAATAGAAACCGCCTTGGAAGTAAAAGCGTTGATTGAAGGGGAACTGAATCCAAAAGAGGTATATATCAGTTCTATCGGTTCTGCAGTTGGTGCGCATACAGGTCCAGGTACCATTTCGATTTTCTTTTTAAACAAACTGCCATCATAA
- a CDS encoding YitT family protein, giving the protein MLWQQTKKIIIVTVGAFLNALAINLFLIPANVYSSGFTGVAQLLSKVLSEQTPLNMSMGFLLLMLNIPVAILGWLKVGRSFTIYSFLSVALSSLFLELIPITQVSKDILLNSVFGGVILAVGVGLTLKWGASTGGVDIIAMVLSRMKDKPIGSYMFVMNAVIIITAGFLYGWEKALYTIVSLYASTRVVDAIHTRHAKLTAMIITKKADELKKAIHSQLVRGITMIPAKGAFSNESRDMLMIVITRYELYDLERILAEVDPNAFTNIIQTTGIYGFFRRE; this is encoded by the coding sequence TTGTTATGGCAACAAACAAAAAAAATAATCATTGTTACTGTAGGTGCATTTCTAAATGCCTTAGCAATTAATTTATTTTTAATTCCAGCAAATGTTTATTCTAGTGGTTTTACTGGAGTGGCACAATTATTATCAAAAGTATTAAGTGAACAAACGCCATTAAATATGTCAATGGGATTCTTATTGTTGATGTTAAATATTCCCGTAGCGATCCTAGGATGGTTGAAGGTGGGAAGGTCATTCACCATTTATAGTTTTTTAAGTGTGGCTTTATCCTCACTTTTTTTAGAATTAATTCCAATTACACAAGTGTCAAAAGATATTCTCCTTAATTCAGTATTTGGGGGTGTAATTTTAGCTGTAGGTGTCGGGCTTACTCTAAAATGGGGGGCTTCGACAGGCGGAGTGGATATTATTGCGATGGTTTTATCAAGGATGAAAGATAAACCGATTGGCAGCTATATGTTTGTTATGAATGCTGTTATCATCATTACCGCTGGCTTTTTGTATGGATGGGAAAAAGCCCTTTATACCATTGTATCTTTGTACGCTTCGACAAGAGTAGTCGACGCCATCCATACTAGGCATGCAAAGCTAACTGCGATGATTATTACTAAAAAAGCTGATGAACTTAAGAAAGCCATTCATTCACAATTAGTTAGAGGAATTACAATGATTCCTGCAAAAGGTGCTTTCTCAAATGAATCTAGAGACATGCTGATGATTGTTATAACCCGTTATGAATTATATGATTTGGAACGAATCCTTGCAGAGGTTGATCCTAATGCATTTACAAACATCATCCAAACAACTGGAATTTATGGATTTTTTAGGCGAGAATAG